The DNA window TTGTTTGGAATCTTGCAGCCAAAAtatttaaacatttatttatttttaaaattttatcaatttttcttagatttaaaataatttcacttaagtATATAAGCAACAACCACAAAAGTATATATTAGAAAGAATTATCCAAATACGGATGAGATCCAAATATTCATCCCAACTATACAAACTCCAACCAAAATTATTCAACttatataatcaacacacataagACTCAAGATACACTGTATGATCTCATAATTTCACATTACTCGTCTTGGACTCTGTAACTAACTTGGGCGTTGGAGTTCTAACCTTACAGGTCCATCCCCGCGCCACCGTATCAGAGATCAAAACGACCTCATTCAGAGTCCATAATCATCAATCAAATATAAGCTAGGTTCGAGTGCAAAACAATGGCATCGTATGTGGGAAACGACTTCTAATTCTTGCCAAATTCCATAATCATATCACCTTTGATCCATAAATTTGATCGCTACCAGAACTCATTAAGATAAAGAAGATCATGTTGAAGAGCTTCACATAATCCTCTGATCTCACGTCACTTCCAACCTTCATCGTCAAGGAGACCCCTAGGGAAAAAAGTGCGACAAAGATCCTCTGTTGCAAAACCTCTTCCAAACTATGGCTTACACAGGCTCGAAGCAAAGAAAATTAATATTATGATTTCAAGATTACGAGAAGGTAGATGGAATCCCCAGTGTTATGCTGCCACTAGTTATAGAAGCTACCGTAGCCAATCGTGATGTATCTAGTTTCCTCATAGAAGATAGGAGTTTGTGTAATGTTCTTTACATTGTCTCCTCTCAAGCAATTAGGACTTCACCATCAAGGTCTAGATCCATGCGAAGACATAAGTCCCCTTTGGAATAGAGGGTGTATTGTTGTCCAtcagagaaggagaagataaaaggAAGATAACTCTCCGCTTCTTAGTAGTTCCATGTAAAAGTGCTTTAAAATACATCCTTGGGAGGTCTTTCCTAGAGACGTTAGATGAAATAGCTTCCCACGTCCACCTCAAAGTAACATATCATAATGATGCCACGAAACCAATCATTCTTGATGCCAACTTGAGAACAACAAGATGCATCCACGATGATATGTTAAAACATCTCCTCGCCACCACGCAAAAGCGGGAAAGGCTCTAGGAGGAGTTAATATGATCGATCTTGACATGTGTGAAGACGAGATAAAGGAGGTTCCGGATGAAGACTTTGATGTTGTTGAACTTGACGATAATTTTACTCGCTCCGTAAAGATAAGAGTCGAACTCTTCTCCAAGGTAAAAAAACTCATTGATTCAATGTCTTAGAGCCAACTCCGACGTTTTTCCCATCTTTGCTCATGAGATGCCCAGAATAGACCCAACTATGGTCTGTCATCATTTGAAAGTTGACCTTAATGCTCGGTATGTATCCCAACAAAGAAGAACACAATCTCTAGAGAAAGATGAAGCTACATCTTGCACAGGTCAAGGATTCCTAGACACCAACTTTATTTTAGAGGTAAAGTATAGTGAATGGCTCTCCAACGTCGTGCTTGTCCTAAAAGCCTCTAAGAAGTGGAGAATGTGTTTCGAGTATACCGACTTCAACCGGGCATGCCTGAAAGATTCTTACCCACTACCGAACATAGATGAGTTGGTGGACAATTCAGTCGGACACAAACTATTGtcatttatggatgcttattctaGTTATAACCAAAAACATGCAAAATGAAACAAGAAATTGAGTTAGTTAGATTATTAGAAACAAACTGAAAACCCTAGCAATATTTTAAACTAAGATTAACATAAAAAAGAAAAGCAAGACCCATGAATTAAATTCAATCAACGAAAACCTATTCTAGTAGAGTAAGTTATAAAACATTCAGAATTTTCAATCAAAAGAAAAAACACGATAATGAAAATATTGGATCCCATTCGAAAATTTAATCGATTTGAAAAATAtgtaaaaaagaaaggaaaaaaacctTCTAAGAACAAATTGAGAATCAACTGATTTAGGCAGGGAAAAATGTTGCTTTGAGAGAGTAATGTTGTCTTGATCGGGGTATTAGGGAATAGGGCATCAATatcaattgtttaaaaaaataataacttcaaaataaaatatgtaaaaaatataATACCAACTAGACTGTTACAAAGGAAgaacttatttttttattaaaattttagacCAATTTGATTAACATAACggtttttttatgattaaatatgattttttttttgttttcaccACAATATCTGGTTCGGAGGTCAGTTCCGACATCAAGTTATTTCAGCCCCTCTTGATTGCTAAATCTGATTCGAACGTCAATTTTGACATCAAGTTATTCCAACACCCTCCTGATTGCAGTTGTGGGAATCACCATTAAACAAACTAAcaataaacatttatttattaaagaattaaactaaaatcttaaattaaCTTAAAAgatcattaagttttttttaatattgaactaaaattaatttttcctaTTGTAATTGATTTACatatttatcatatttaattttatataattaatttaattatacatATCAAATATAAATCTAAAAATATTCCATATTTATGCAATCACAAAATTAATCACGCGCATATTGAATTTGATACTATTCCATTTTGAAATAGATTGCACATACTCTCTAAGTTCATAGAATTATTTCAAAGAGAAGcaagttaataaaatattgatatttaaaaatatgtGGCTACATGAATCAAAAAAATATGTGGCTCCATGAATAAAAAATATGTGGCTCTAAGATAAGAAATCAGCTGTCCTTGTTTTTAGCGTCCATTTCCTTACGCGCGAATTCAAGCATCCTGTCCCTTACGCGCGAATAAGGAAAAACGACATATAACTAAAAAATTTCAACCATATATGATCGAAatggtttttaattttattttttttaatatatgtggtATCCCATAGTCAGATCGACTAATCCACATAGAAGGCTTTCACCCCATGtagtttttgaggattttggatttttttttagtcCCGGACACCATCGAACTCGAGACTCAAAGGAGAGCAAATGCTTGGGACCTGAACTCCCTTCCGCTGGGTCAACCCTCTCAGGTTATGATTTTTAATTAGTGgatacaaaaattaattttaaataattgattttataaattttattttgattaatttttaattaaattaaagattCAAATATAGTTCAGATTCTCCAATTTTATCTaatattcaaaaataattttcatatttcaaaatcgactgttttgattatatttttacaattttgtacgtttaatgatgtttttttttaattatgcatAATTTATATTTGAGTGAAGATTCACTTTGGTCCCTCACAGAAACTACAAACATCAAATTAACCCCTCATATAAAAAGAttcgatttaattttttataaaatttaaccgggtcatattagtggctctattaatatttttcaatcaGATTTTTTTCCTACTCTTAAAATGTGATTGGACTGcttgagttttattttttattttttaaatactaaatttatttttaaacaattcatatttaaaaatctaaaaaaagccaaaattgattCCCGAAAAGAATTGAACCCAAGATCTGTAAGGCACCTCTGATGCTTTTACCACTAGACCAATAAATATTGGTAAAAGATAATTCTcatgatttatagtaatattaaaccTAGGAtcttttaacttatatttttatctacAAAGTTCAATAATAGGTTTATATGATGATTTGTCATGTTTAACAAGTGTCTtatcattttaaaaacaaaaacattgtTAGTTTTAGCAAAATTGTTTATTCAGAATTATTAAGTAAAGTATTCATCATTAaaaattttaagtgaaatttttcTGCATAATTTTCACATCATATTTGAGAAAAGTTTATGAGCAATCTGACTTCTATTTATTTGAATTGATCATTGGAAAAGAAGACCATTCTCTGTATAGAGTTTGATACAAGTGCAGCAACTTCGTACAATTCTATTATTCAAATTCTGTTTTGTTCACTAAGTATAAGCGATCATTGTATTCAAGTGAAAGTGGCGTGTTTTCTCTTGCGTGTTGTAAAATCGAAAGATGGTATGCTTTTGTGATTATGTTAGATATTTAAGATAGTCAAGTGGATTGACTGTAAAGTAGTGAAATCTCTCACAAGGTGATATGAGAATGGAGTACCCTTGTTTGAAAAGGGGAACTAGGATAAATCTtcgtgttctttatttttctggATTTATTTTTCAGCGCTTAACATTTATAACAGTTTCGAAAAAATAAGAACATTGCTAACATTCATAATCGAGAAAAATTCATTAATGTCGGTTAATCTAATTCATTCACCCCTCTTAGAATACTTTTCATATTTATCGTAAAGTGGCTACCATTTAATTTGAAGGGACTTAGGTTTGTGACCCCATAGGtacaaattatatttattattttaaattcagaattgtttaatattactataaatttTGAGAATTATTTGTCACCAATGTACATTGTCTTAGTGGTAAAGGCATGAGATGTGGCTTAAAGGTTTTGGGTTCGATTCCTTTTGAGAACCAagtttgtatttatttttatattttcaaatatgacctgttttaaaataaaattgaaattaaaaataaaatcaaattagtattttaaaataaaaaataaaaaaatccaacTTGGCGGTCCAGTCATGgtttaaaagtagaaaaaaatcGGTTTGAGAAAAATGTTAACAGAGGAACTAATATGAcctagttaaattttgtaagggattaaaccgAGTCCTTTTTTGTGGAGGATTAATTTGGGTTCTATAGTTTTTGTGAGGgatcaaaatgggtcttcactctatatATTTTGAAACGGGGTAGAGGTCAAGTAGATTAGAGGTCTGTTGAGTCAAAAAATGTTTGGTAGTTAAGATAGTTTATGTAATGATAATCTGGATAGCGACTCACCAAGTGATATTGACGCTGACTTGATGTCTTCTTTCCCATGATTGGATAGAACTTTTATGGCGCTCTCAAATTTAAGGAGTTTCGTCTTCTATGATAGTGATAAATATTGATTTGCCATACCTTAATGATGATTGGGTTTGGGCTTACCCGATAGGGCTGCATTTATCACACAACGATAATGAAGCTAATGAGATTAGAAACTTGTGTGGTAGGAAAAAAGGCTTGTAAGTGATGGCTTCGTGGAGTATAAGGTGAATACTTCTACTTTTAAACGTGAGTAATTTTTTTCAAGCTAATATCCTATAGCTCATCAATGTTTCCCCTTTCCAGCTTAATCCTTTAGGGCTTTTTAAGCTAATATCCTAAAGTTCATCAATGTTGCCCTTTCCAGCTTCATCCTTTAGGGCTTTTTTTCAAGCTAATATCCTAAAGTTCATCAATGTTGTTCAAAAGATTTGTTTTTGTCAAGTTAATGTTTATTGACACCCTTGTTTATTTGTGCTTTGATGGGGTCGAACACGTCCCTTTGTTGACTTATTTTTTTTCTCGGTGACCTGCTTTTATAGGTGATATTCCCTTTATGGATTTGATTGATCATATATATCCCCGTATAGGGGATTTATGTAAGCACAAGGATACCTCATAGGGCTCCAACATGATACCCCGTCGCCCGTAAGCCCAAGGATACCCCTATAAGGTTCCAGCATGATACTCTGGAAAGAGTCTCCCTTAGGCGGAAGGATACCCCCTTAGGTTTACATCATTGTTAGGGgtgaattaatggtaatttcATGTGTTAGTATAACTATTTTTTGTTCTAAACTTAAGCAAATTGTGATATTTTCATGGGTTTTTCAGTAAGAATTGAACTTTATAAGTTTAGTTCAAGTTgtgaagcaaatcgaatcactttgggtactattgatgcaggtttggagctgaaTAGTAGATTTACaagaacatgaagaggaaaggaagctggaagaaTTGGAAGCAAGACAAAGAGGCAAGATGAAGCAAGGCCGCGCCGCAGGAGTAAGAGGTTGCGCCGCGCCAAACTCACTGTTTTGGGCCGCGCCGTGGGACTCTGAGTCGCGCCGCTGGCACGGCGAATCaggaaattttattataaaaagaaGTCGTTGCCGTCATTATGGGGTGCAACTTTTGGTGAACGAAATTGAGAGAGAAATCCGATTCTGAAGCAGAGAaaaacaattgaaggtggattctacaCCAATTGAAGAGATTCTTTTGATCAAGATGAACACCTCATTCAAACCTTGTATGTTCTTCCTCTATGGAGAGCTAATTctcttgtgttgagtttaaggtagtagttaacccaTGAGCATGCAATACTATTGATTAATtcttgtgaacaattgtttgagtttattatcaataagaaaccttgtttttatgttaaattattgttgaatctttgatcgaaggAAAAGGTTCAACCTTTTGATCTAGGTAACTATATTGATTCATTCATAATTTACAGAGATGGAATTAGGAacgagttttcataattatcgtgctTTATTActcttatcgatattgatattcggagagatcgaatctcataacgGTAAAAGATTATCTAACTTGATCTCAGACATGAGCTCAAGTTTGAGGATAAATGAAGATAATATTTCAAACGATGGTTCACTTATTCCAGCATGATACTCTGGAAAGAGTCTCCTTTAGGCGGAAGGATACCCCCTTAGGTTTACATCATGAAAGCTCGTTAAAGTCGTTCGTAGATGTAATGATACCTCTTAGGGTTCCAGCATAATACTTCGTATGGAGTTGTCCTTAGACGCAAGGATATCCCTTATGGTTCCAGCAAGATGCTCTGTATGTACTAGGATACCCCTTAGGATTTCAGCATGATACCCATTAAGGAGTCGCTTGTATGTGCAAGGATATCCATTATGGTTCCACCATGATACTTCATAAGGAGTCGTCTGTAGACGCAATAACATCTCTTAGGTTCCAAGTTCCAACATATAAAACTTTTAGTAATTCAAGCTTATTAATCtacattgattttttttctcatttttatatgcattgtcataaactaaaattataatatgatattttattgagtcaaaatttataaaatatcaagataaatcttaattattttacaagatttatgaaaataagttgGAAACAACTTTGAATAATtgacatgatttttttttaaagttcttCCAAACAAATATTTTCACCAAACCTCTACCAATAAATAAAGTTTAGATAAGTCAATCAAAATTAACTTTTAATTTCATTTGTCTTTTTAGCTTGTAATTTatgtaaatataaattaataatttatttaaatatcgtaaagaaattaattttttagataAATTAATTGGCAAACCAAACTTTTAAATAAGTCTATTCTTAAAGCTAGACAAAATCTTGACTCCGATTAAATGAGTGAGCTACTATTTCTTTTGATACAATAACAtggttttcttttatatatagtgTCAAAATTATAAAAGGAATTAAGAGCTAAAAATAGCCTATTCCTATGAATAGTTTAATTACAGTATTTAGTCAGACAAGAAACATTATTACCTTATTTAGTGTCTTTTGAAGATATTTTGATGGCATTATTACTCTTTTGGGACCTGGTGTGGTGTCCCACTTGAAACACGCATACTTTATATCTCTATCATGACCAATCACAAAACCTTCAACTTGCAACTAGCTTCTTACTcacacaaaacacacacacacacactcacatacaCTCTCTGTTTTCTCTTTCCTTCAACCATACTTCTCTTTATAAATATCACTCTGCACTTTCTTAAATTTTAACACCAAAACCATTACTACCTCTCTAGAACTTCATAACAAACACTTTTCTTCAATTCCATCTTTCACTATCAAAACCTTTTCCAACATAAATATGTTTACAACTAACAACTCTTCCTCCAGCATGTCATTACCAAATCTAGATGTCTCTCATGACATGTCAGTTTTCGACGAAGAAGTGCGGTTAGCTGCGAGTACACCGAAGAAGCGTGCAGGGAGGAAGAAGTTCAAGGAGACTCGCCACCCGGTGTATAGGGGTGTGAGGAAGAGAAACTTAGATAAATGGGTCTGTGAAATGAGAGAGCCTAATAAGAAAACTAAGATTTGGCTAGGAACATTTCCAACCGCTGAGATGGCTGCCCGAGCACACGATGTTGCAGCAATGGCTTTGAGGGGCCGCTACGCCTGTCTCAATTTCGCAGACTCAACGTGGCGGCTCCCTAAGCCAGCCAGTACTGAGGCAAAAGATATACAAAAGGCGGCTGCAGAAGCTGCCGAGGCTTTCAGACCAGACCAGATTTTACCGGTCAATAATGTTGATGGGACTTTAACGGTCAATGACAATGACGCGGCGGTAGCTCCCGCTGCCACCGAAGAGCAGAATATGTTTTCTATGGAAGTGGAAGAAGAGGGAGCGATGAACATGCCAGATATGTGGAGGAATATGGCATTAATGTCCCCTACACATAGCTTTGAGTATGAGTATGAAGATATTCATGTACAAGACTttcaagatgaagatgaagaggtATCACTATGgacttattaatattttattttcttttagatgAATGGAATTTTTTAATCTGATGTGTTtggtttatatttatttatttttggattgtcTTACATTAGGTAATTAAGATAAGTGTGTTTGTGCttattcttctcttctcttttgtaGGATTTTAAAATATGGTTTGTAACCATAATTTTGGTGGTGGTGACATTAAATTTGTTAATGTCTCTGCAATTTGTATGCTCAGCAGTTTCATTCTGAACGGTATGTGTCTACCTTCTTTGGAATTGGACTCTAACTTAACTTCTTTCATCATCTGCATCATTTTCTCAggaaaagaaattaatttaaagacAGGATTATAAATTAAAAAGTATATTAAGTTGGAGAAGTATACAACAGAGAATACAAAACCAGTTGCCTAAAGTATGTCAATTATTAAACTATGGATGGACCCATAAGAAATAGAGGTATTACTTTTATAGGACATTAAAAATTTGAAGTCAAATATgaactttttaaatatttatttgtactTGAAATGTGTATAAATTGGAGAAGATAAGAGAAGAAAAATACAATATTAAACAAAATGGGGGAATGCATCAATATTTTCCTATATAGCACTTGGCCTTAAAGTCACACTATCTCTAGCAACttgccaaaatatattttattgaaaaagGACATAATAACTTAATAAGTGAGGAAAAAAAAGCTTAATATAAAGGTTGTGTGGCTCATAACTTTCACGCGTGGATAAGGAAAAAGAGTGGAATGAAAAGAAGATAAGAAAAAAGAATGGAaggaaaagaaacaaatatagtATTTCTTTTGTTTGGATGATGAAtaaaataaagaggaaagac is part of the Vicia villosa cultivar HV-30 ecotype Madison, WI linkage group LG2, Vvil1.0, whole genome shotgun sequence genome and encodes:
- the LOC131647599 gene encoding dehydration-responsive element-binding protein 1A-like, translating into MFTTNNSSSSMSLPNLDVSHDMSVFDEEVRLAASTPKKRAGRKKFKETRHPVYRGVRKRNLDKWVCEMREPNKKTKIWLGTFPTAEMAARAHDVAAMALRGRYACLNFADSTWRLPKPASTEAKDIQKAAAEAAEAFRPDQILPVNNVDGTLTVNDNDAAVAPAATEEQNMFSMEVEEEGAMNMPDMWRNMALMSPTHSFEYEYEDIHVQDFQDEDEEVSLWTY